The Flavobacterium jumunjinense genome includes a region encoding these proteins:
- a CDS encoding flavodoxin family protein translates to MNTKGVILQGSSRSDGNTNKVVTFIKDKTGFDTIDLKSKHISYFDYDFKNQEDDFIPLMNEIVNNYDIIIFATPVYWYAMSGIMKIFFDRITDCLKVEKEIGRKLRGKTMGMISCGSDSELKEGFEMPFIESANYLGMHYLGSIHTWIENEMISELVQKKLNSFIEENIKN, encoded by the coding sequence ATGAATACCAAAGGTGTTATACTACAAGGCAGTTCTAGAAGTGATGGAAATACAAACAAAGTTGTTACTTTTATAAAAGACAAAACAGGATTTGATACTATCGATTTAAAATCAAAGCATATTAGCTATTTTGACTATGACTTTAAAAATCAAGAGGATGATTTCATACCGTTAATGAATGAAATTGTAAATAACTATGATATTATCATTTTTGCAACGCCTGTTTATTGGTATGCAATGAGTGGAATTATGAAAATCTTTTTTGATAGAATAACAGACTGTTTAAAGGTTGAAAAGGAAATTGGCAGAAAACTAAGAGGAAAAACAATGGGAATGATTAGTTGTGGTTCCGATTCTGAACTGAAAGAGGGATTCGAAATGCCTTTTATAGAAAGTGCAAACTATTTAGGAATGCATTATTTAGGAAGTATTCACACTTGGATAGAAAACGAAATGATTTCTGAATTGGTTCAAAAAAAACTAAACTCTTTTATTGAAGAAAACATAAAAAACTAA
- a CDS encoding glycoside hydrolase family 71/99-like protein gives MGKFIKIASLFFLLFIIGSCSEDSIIDVKDELTNEDLESIYQEELFRKNYPSPVVVSKNNPKKVYVHYMPWFASLETDGFWGQHWTMTNRNPNNVDALGKREIASHYYPLIGPYSSKDNDLQEYHLLLMKLSGIDGVIFDWYGARNVNDFDMLKTNTNSFINEIEQVGLKFAIMYEDKTAQYLSKQNVGSANLAAAVTDLQYIENTYFTSPNYLKSNNNELLFLFGPNYITEPSDWATIMSQMNSTPRLMSLWKASYRLGNNAGGEFSWVDRNHLMTLNGYYQYTAQNNIQTVGGVYPGFNDYYLEGGWRDDPSLDWEIPHDGLTAFNETLALADSSPTDFIQLITWNDFGEGTMIEPTLEFGFSFLESIQAYTGVSYTATDLELPLKLYQLRKKYKNEGRLQVILNRVYYLIFTLELYHAEHLLKNIEKSYPI, from the coding sequence ATGGGAAAATTTATTAAAATTGCTAGCCTGTTTTTTTTACTTTTTATCATTGGAAGTTGTTCTGAAGATTCAATTATTGATGTAAAAGATGAATTAACAAATGAAGACCTTGAAAGCATTTATCAAGAAGAACTTTTTAGGAAAAATTATCCATCTCCAGTTGTGGTTTCGAAGAATAATCCTAAAAAAGTTTATGTACACTATATGCCTTGGTTTGCAAGCTTAGAAACAGATGGTTTTTGGGGACAACATTGGACAATGACGAATAGAAATCCTAATAATGTGGATGCTTTAGGAAAAAGAGAAATTGCGTCGCATTATTATCCACTAATTGGACCTTATTCGTCTAAGGATAATGATTTACAGGAATATCATTTATTATTGATGAAATTATCGGGTATTGATGGAGTTATTTTTGATTGGTATGGTGCTAGAAATGTGAATGATTTCGATATGTTAAAAACAAACACGAACTCTTTTATTAATGAAATTGAACAAGTTGGGTTAAAATTTGCAATAATGTATGAAGACAAAACAGCACAGTATCTATCTAAACAAAATGTAGGAAGTGCGAATCTTGCAGCTGCTGTTACCGATTTGCAGTATATTGAGAATACCTATTTTACAAGCCCTAATTATTTAAAGAGTAATAATAATGAACTTTTATTTCTTTTTGGACCAAATTACATTACAGAACCATCAGATTGGGCTACAATTATGTCGCAAATGAATTCGACTCCAAGGTTAATGAGCCTTTGGAAAGCGAGTTATAGATTGGGAAATAATGCTGGTGGGGAGTTTAGTTGGGTTGACCGAAATCATTTAATGACGCTTAATGGATATTATCAATATACTGCTCAAAACAATATTCAAACTGTGGGTGGAGTTTATCCTGGGTTTAATGATTACTATTTAGAAGGCGGTTGGAGAGACGACCCGAGTTTAGATTGGGAAATTCCTCATGATGGGTTAACAGCTTTCAATGAAACATTGGCATTAGCAGATAGTTCTCCTACAGATTTTATACAGCTAATAACTTGGAATGATTTTGGAGAAGGAACGATGATTGAACCGACATTAGAATTTGGTTTTTCATTTCTAGAAAGTATTCAAGCCTATACAGGAGTTTCCTATACAGCGACTGATCTAGAATTACCATTGAAATTGTATCAATTAAGAAAAAAATATAAAAACGAAGGAAGATTACAAGTAATATTGAATAGAGTATATTATTTAATTTTTACGCTTGAACTTTATCATGCAGAACATTTATTAAAAAATATTGAAAAATCTTATCCTATTTAA
- the coaD gene encoding pantetheine-phosphate adenylyltransferase — translation MKKAIFPGSFDPITNGHYDIIKRGASLFDEIIVAIGVNAEKKYMYTLEERKRFIEEAFKDEPKVKVITYKGLTIDLCQKEKADFILRGLRNPADFEFEKAIAHTNRSLSKIETVFLLTSARTSYISSSIVRDVLRNGGDITKLVPPSVMNKK, via the coding sequence ATGAAAAAAGCTATTTTCCCAGGTTCATTTGACCCTATAACTAACGGTCACTATGATATTATAAAAAGAGGAGCTTCTCTTTTCGATGAAATTATAGTAGCTATTGGTGTAAATGCAGAAAAAAAATACATGTATACTCTTGAGGAACGCAAACGCTTTATTGAAGAAGCTTTTAAAGACGAACCAAAAGTAAAAGTGATAACCTATAAAGGACTTACTATTGATTTGTGTCAAAAAGAAAAGGCCGATTTCATTCTGAGAGGACTAAGAAACCCAGCCGATTTTGAATTTGAAAAAGCGATTGCACACACTAATAGAAGCTTGTCTAAAATTGAAACTGTTTTTCTTTTAACTTCTGCACGAACTTCATATATTTCTTCGAGTATTGTTAGAGATGTTTTAAGAAATGGTGGAGACATTACAAAATTGGTTCCTCCATCGGTAATGAATAAAAAATAA
- a CDS encoding winged helix-turn-helix transcriptional regulator translates to MYQRKTAIKNDCSIEKALNVVSGKWKPAILSELLKTNLRLKDIQIGLPEASKRALTQQLKEMIKDGLIEKEDFNQFPKKTEYSITSLGAQLSTVFAALSKFGDNL, encoded by the coding sequence TTGTACCAACGAAAGACTGCTATAAAAAATGATTGTTCCATAGAAAAAGCACTGAATGTAGTTTCTGGAAAATGGAAACCCGCAATTTTAAGTGAACTACTTAAAACAAATTTAAGATTAAAAGACATTCAAATAGGTTTACCCGAAGCTTCGAAAAGAGCATTAACCCAACAGTTAAAAGAAATGATTAAAGATGGACTTATTGAAAAAGAAGACTTCAATCAATTTCCAAAAAAAACGGAATACTCAATCACATCTTTAGGAGCACAATTATCTACTGTCTTTGCTGCGCTTTCAAAATTTGGCGATAATTTATAG
- a CDS encoding protein-glutamine glutaminase family protein gives MKKNLLKLTLLLGLAIVLGSCNGEQEGNPQEVNPQTSEDYTIGLIKKCDDCEASFSKTFFYCGIKAGASYVENDSPYLNDIKESISSGTPIKIYFDENDPERIISVVKISNSEEKNWNSNVKYEETPFKTIEDLNKKVSTQKASSFDFTTTEAVNFFNAMKNKSCAINNQNLCIPFQYANDGCYARAHMMRKHMNSTSKDCYKIFAYGNLKVNISSTGVCGIAWRYHVAPLISVNGVWNVVDPSLFNQPVTITTWLNKMKYNGGTVSTTSYQNSSVYYYDYASNYTQYDNNYSDTYSTLANYRYRQTSCSF, from the coding sequence ATGAAAAAAAATCTTTTAAAGCTAACCTTACTATTAGGTTTGGCAATTGTACTAGGATCTTGTAACGGTGAACAAGAAGGGAACCCTCAAGAAGTAAATCCACAAACTTCTGAAGATTATACAATAGGTCTAATTAAAAAATGTGACGATTGTGAAGCTTCATTTTCCAAAACCTTTTTTTATTGTGGAATAAAAGCAGGTGCTTCTTATGTAGAAAATGATAGTCCATATCTTAATGATATTAAAGAAAGTATTTCAAGCGGAACTCCAATTAAAATTTATTTTGATGAAAATGATCCAGAAAGAATAATTTCTGTAGTTAAGATTTCAAATAGTGAAGAAAAGAATTGGAATTCAAATGTGAAATATGAAGAAACACCATTTAAAACCATTGAGGATTTAAATAAAAAAGTTTCAACTCAAAAAGCTTCTAGTTTTGATTTTACAACAACTGAGGCTGTCAACTTTTTTAACGCTATGAAAAATAAAAGTTGCGCTATAAATAATCAAAATTTATGTATTCCTTTTCAATATGCAAATGATGGTTGTTATGCAAGAGCCCACATGATGAGAAAACACATGAATAGTACGAGTAAAGATTGTTATAAGATTTTTGCTTATGGAAATTTAAAAGTGAATATCTCGTCTACTGGAGTATGTGGTATTGCATGGAGATATCACGTAGCTCCTCTAATTTCTGTTAATGGTGTTTGGAATGTAGTTGACCCTTCTTTATTTAATCAACCTGTAACCATCACAACTTGGTTGAATAAAATGAAATATAATGGAGGCACTGTTTCAACAACAAGTTACCAAAATTCTAGCGTGTATTATTATGATTATGCTTCGAATTATACGCAATATGATAATAATTATTCAGATACATATAGTACTTTAGCTAATTACAGATATAGACAGACAAGTTGCTCTTTTTAA
- a CDS encoding D-alanine--D-alanine ligase yields MKNVAIIMGGYSSEYKISLTSGSVVYENLNKEKYNVYPVHIFKEKWVCVKNNIEFPIDKNDFSTSINDKKIAFDVVFNAIHGTPGEDGLMQAYLELLNIPQTSCDYYQAALTFNKRDLLSVLKPYGIKTATSHYLNLGDEINVDEILKTVGLPCFVKPNKSGSSFGISKVKTREEFMPAIEVAYKEDNEIIIESFLDGTEVSVGVINFNGETRVLPITEIVSENDFFDYEAKYLGKSQEITPARISEELKLKIEQVAKKAYEVLKMKGFSRSEFIIVNDEPHMLEMNTVPGLTNGSILPQQAIEAGIPLPILFENAIEQALQR; encoded by the coding sequence ATGAAAAATGTGGCTATTATAATGGGAGGATATTCAAGCGAATACAAAATCTCATTAACCAGTGGTAGTGTCGTATATGAAAATCTAAACAAAGAAAAATACAATGTCTATCCTGTTCATATTTTTAAAGAAAAATGGGTTTGTGTAAAAAACAATATAGAGTTTCCAATAGATAAAAATGATTTTAGTACTTCTATTAATGACAAAAAAATAGCTTTCGATGTTGTTTTTAATGCTATTCATGGAACACCAGGAGAAGATGGATTAATGCAAGCCTATTTAGAGTTGTTAAACATTCCTCAAACTTCTTGCGATTATTATCAAGCTGCATTAACATTTAACAAAAGAGATTTATTATCGGTTTTAAAACCATATGGCATAAAAACTGCCACTTCACATTATCTTAATTTAGGAGATGAAATTAATGTAGATGAGATTTTAAAAACTGTAGGATTACCTTGTTTTGTTAAACCAAACAAATCGGGTTCTAGTTTCGGAATTTCTAAAGTAAAAACCAGAGAAGAATTTATGCCTGCTATAGAAGTTGCCTATAAAGAAGATAATGAAATTATTATTGAAAGCTTTCTAGATGGTACAGAAGTTTCTGTTGGTGTAATAAACTTTAATGGTGAAACAAGAGTATTACCTATAACTGAGATTGTTTCAGAAAACGACTTCTTCGATTATGAAGCTAAATATCTAGGCAAATCACAAGAGATTACACCTGCTAGAATCTCAGAAGAACTAAAACTGAAAATTGAACAAGTTGCTAAAAAAGCCTATGAAGTTTTAAAAATGAAAGGCTTCTCTAGAAGTGAGTTTATCATCGTAAATGATGAACCTCACATGTTAGAAATGAATACTGTTCCTGGTTTAACCAACGGAAGCATACTACCGCAACAAGCAATTGAAGCAGGAATTCCATTGCCTATTTTATTCGAAAACGCAATAGAACAAGCATTACAACGTTAA
- a CDS encoding RluA family pseudouridine synthase, which produces MIKDNQVEGVDDDLYEHHRFEASKGQQALRVDKFLMNLIENATRSKIQKAADSGNIFVNDIAVKSNHKVKPLDVVRVMLEHPPYEHLLKGEDIPLDIVYEDDQVIVVNKPAGMVVHPGHGNYSGTLVNALAFHFENLPMNSSERPGLVHRIDKDTTGLLVVAKTELAMDYLTKQFAAKTSEREYIAIVWGDIKEDEGTIEGNIDRHPVNRMQMSVYPEGDQGKHAVTHFKVIERLGYVTVISCRLETGRTHQIRVHLKYIGHTLFNDERYGGNLILKGTTFTKYKQFVDNCFKVLPRQALHARTLGFEHPITKEFMRFSTEIPTDIQDCIEKWRVYSKAQTFTEE; this is translated from the coding sequence ATGATAAAAGATAACCAAGTTGAAGGTGTGGATGATGATTTGTATGAACATCATCGTTTTGAAGCTTCAAAAGGACAACAAGCGCTACGTGTAGATAAATTTTTAATGAATTTAATTGAAAATGCAACACGTAGTAAAATACAAAAAGCTGCCGATTCTGGAAATATATTTGTGAATGATATTGCAGTAAAATCTAACCATAAAGTGAAACCTTTAGATGTTGTTAGAGTAATGCTTGAACATCCACCGTATGAACATTTGCTTAAAGGAGAAGATATTCCTTTGGATATTGTATATGAAGATGATCAGGTGATTGTTGTTAACAAACCAGCAGGAATGGTTGTACATCCTGGACATGGGAATTATTCGGGTACTTTAGTGAATGCATTAGCTTTTCATTTTGAGAATTTGCCAATGAATAGCTCTGAAAGACCAGGTTTAGTACATCGTATTGATAAAGATACGACAGGACTTTTGGTAGTAGCTAAAACGGAATTAGCTATGGATTATTTAACGAAGCAATTTGCAGCAAAAACTTCTGAAAGAGAATATATTGCTATTGTTTGGGGCGATATTAAAGAAGATGAAGGTACAATTGAAGGAAATATTGACCGTCATCCTGTAAATCGTATGCAAATGTCGGTTTATCCAGAAGGAGATCAAGGAAAACATGCTGTAACACACTTTAAAGTGATTGAACGTTTGGGTTATGTTACTGTTATTTCTTGTCGATTAGAAACGGGAAGAACACATCAAATACGTGTGCACTTAAAATATATTGGACATACGCTTTTTAATGATGAGCGTTATGGTGGTAATCTAATTTTAAAAGGAACAACTTTTACAAAATACAAACAGTTTGTAGATAATTGTTTCAAAGTATTGCCAAGACAAGCTTTGCATGCTAGAACATTAGGTTTTGAACATCCTATAACTAAAGAATTCATGCGTTTTAGTACAGAAATTCCAACCGATATACAAGATTGTATAGAAAAATGGAGAGTTTATTCTAAAGCACAAACATTTACAGAAGAATAA
- a CDS encoding PASTA domain-containing protein: MNVLNFLKSKTFLIQLAIAFVIVIVLGFVLVKFLDVKTRHGEEITVPDLSKMQIVIADEKLKELGLELLLLDTVDFRKDMPPFSIVEQDPKAKTTVKDGRKIYVKVNSGGFTDVLIPPFKDKTYRQMSANFKSLGLKEGRKTYRNYIAKDVVLGISINGKSLNAGDKIKKNSTIDFVLGDGEDIFDGTNLGEMPSELEEDPNL, encoded by the coding sequence ATGAATGTTCTGAATTTTTTAAAAAGTAAAACTTTTTTAATACAATTAGCCATCGCTTTTGTTATTGTAATTGTTTTAGGATTTGTATTGGTTAAATTTTTAGATGTTAAAACACGTCATGGTGAAGAAATTACTGTGCCCGATTTATCGAAGATGCAAATTGTAATTGCCGATGAAAAATTGAAAGAATTAGGGTTAGAACTTTTACTTTTAGATACAGTAGATTTTAGAAAAGATATGCCTCCTTTTTCAATTGTGGAACAAGATCCTAAAGCAAAGACGACAGTTAAGGATGGAAGAAAAATTTACGTTAAGGTTAATTCTGGAGGATTTACAGATGTACTAATTCCGCCTTTTAAAGATAAAACGTATCGACAAATGAGTGCTAATTTTAAATCTTTAGGATTAAAAGAAGGTAGAAAAACATATAGAAATTATATTGCAAAAGATGTTGTTTTAGGCATTTCTATTAATGGGAAAAGTCTTAATGCAGGAGATAAAATAAAAAAGAATTCAACCATCGATTTTGTGTTAGGAGATGGTGAAGATATTTTTGACGGAACAAATTTAGGTGAAATGCCTAGCGAATTAGAAGAAGACCCAAATTTATAG
- the hutI gene encoding imidazolonepropionase, whose product MQKLFINIKELLQVRTSPIDKVSGASMADLPKIDNAFLLIKKDSIENFGPMSECPNLENIEIIDAKGKVILPTWVDSHTHIVYAGNRIQEFVDRINGLSYEEIANRGGGILNSAKKLNETFEEEIYEQSKLRLEEVMHQGTGAVEIKSGYGLTIEGELKMLRVIKRLKENYRLPIKATFLGAHAFPIEYKENHSDYIDLIINEMLPKIAAENLADYIDAFLETGYFSVEETVKIMNAGKKYGLIPKIHVNQFTAIEGIKACVEAGALSVDHLEIVTDEDIEVLKNSNTMPVALPSCSYFISIPYTPARKMMQAGLPIALATDFNPGTTPSGNMNFVVATACIKMKMTPEEAINAATINGAYAMGISKTHGSITKGKKANIIITKPLTSYYQIPYEFGNNLIEKVMIDGEFI is encoded by the coding sequence ATGCAAAAACTTTTCATAAACATTAAAGAATTATTACAAGTACGAACTTCTCCTATTGATAAAGTTTCTGGGGCTTCAATGGCAGATTTACCTAAGATTGACAATGCCTTCCTACTTATAAAAAAAGATAGTATTGAAAATTTTGGACCAATGTCTGAGTGTCCAAATTTAGAAAACATTGAAATTATAGATGCTAAAGGAAAAGTTATTCTTCCAACATGGGTCGATAGTCATACACATATTGTTTATGCAGGAAATAGAATTCAAGAATTTGTAGATAGAATTAATGGTCTTTCTTATGAAGAAATTGCCAATCGCGGTGGTGGAATTCTAAATTCTGCTAAGAAATTAAATGAAACTTTTGAAGAAGAAATTTATGAACAATCAAAATTACGACTAGAAGAAGTAATGCATCAAGGGACTGGAGCAGTAGAAATTAAATCGGGTTATGGTTTAACTATTGAAGGAGAATTAAAAATGCTTCGTGTAATTAAACGCTTAAAAGAAAACTACAGATTACCTATAAAGGCTACGTTTCTTGGAGCACATGCATTCCCAATAGAATACAAAGAAAATCATTCAGATTATATTGATCTTATTATTAATGAAATGTTACCTAAGATTGCTGCAGAGAATCTAGCCGATTATATCGATGCATTTTTAGAAACAGGGTATTTTTCTGTAGAAGAAACTGTAAAAATCATGAATGCAGGTAAAAAATATGGCTTAATTCCGAAAATACACGTTAATCAATTTACAGCGATTGAAGGTATTAAAGCATGTGTTGAAGCAGGAGCTTTATCTGTAGATCATCTAGAAATTGTGACAGACGAAGATATTGAGGTTTTAAAAAACAGCAATACTATGCCAGTCGCTCTACCAAGTTGTTCGTATTTCATTAGTATTCCTTATACTCCCGCCCGAAAAATGATGCAAGCTGGTTTACCAATTGCACTCGCAACCGATTTTAACCCTGGCACAACACCTTCTGGAAACATGAATTTTGTTGTTGCAACGGCTTGTATAAAAATGAAAATGACGCCAGAAGAAGCAATCAATGCTGCTACAATAAACGGAGCGTATGCAATGGGCATTAGCAAAACGCATGGTAGTATTACTAAAGGAAAAAAAGCAAATATTATTATTACAAAACCGCTTACATCCTATTATCAAATTCCGTATGAATTCGGAAATAATTTAATTGAAAAAGTAATGATCGATGGCGAGTTTATTTAA
- a CDS encoding protein phosphatase 2C domain-containing protein has translation MKIYTALQRGEYHENYCEDSLYYGKYGKDKMLFAVMDGCTTAMESHFSSTLISKIIKKICLEKGYKDFVAYSHKKSSLETELKSIMSDLMQELKTIKNQLLLDTKELLTTLLLLLVDQTTNEGILLAIGDGFVNINGTITDLEQDNKPDYLGFHCNDDFETFYTSQKQITPINTISDITIATDGIFTFESFSKNKTDEDLNCIDYLTKNKAQEESNEMLTLKLKFIENQLGKKPTDDFTMIRIIK, from the coding sequence ATGAAAATATATACAGCATTACAAAGAGGTGAATATCACGAAAATTATTGTGAAGATAGTTTGTATTATGGAAAATATGGTAAAGATAAAATGCTTTTCGCAGTTATGGACGGATGTACAACTGCTATGGAAAGCCATTTTTCCTCTACATTAATTTCTAAAATAATAAAGAAAATTTGCTTAGAAAAAGGATACAAAGATTTTGTTGCATATTCTCATAAAAAATCATCCCTTGAAACTGAATTAAAAAGCATTATGTCTGATTTAATGCAAGAACTAAAAACCATTAAGAATCAATTATTATTAGACACAAAAGAGCTCTTAACAACATTATTACTCCTTTTAGTAGACCAAACAACGAATGAAGGAATTCTTCTTGCTATTGGTGATGGATTTGTTAACATTAATGGCACAATTACTGATTTGGAACAAGACAACAAACCCGACTATCTAGGATTTCATTGTAATGATGATTTCGAAACTTTTTATACTTCTCAAAAACAAATTACTCCGATTAACACCATTTCTGATATAACAATTGCAACCGATGGCATATTTACTTTTGAATCATTTTCGAAAAATAAAACAGATGAAGATTTAAATTGTATTGACTACTTAACAAAAAATAAAGCACAAGAAGAAAGTAATGAAATGCTAACATTAAAACTAAAATTCATTGAAAATCAACTAGGTAAAAAACCTACTGATGATTTTACGATGATACGAATAATAAAATAA
- a CDS encoding SulP family inorganic anion transporter, whose translation MQKVLNLFDFKQKVDYKTEILAGLTVAMTMIPESLSFAILAGFPPLVGLYGAFIMGIITAIFGGRPGLVSGGAGATVIVLIALMNSHGLEYVFGAVALAGVIQIVVGLLKLGKFIRLVPQPVMFGFVNGLAVIIFMSQLEQFKTIVNGKTEWLTGAPFLIMAGLVALTIAIILILPKITKAIPASLVSIIVVFAIVLIFNIDTKQVVDIAKVSGDLPPFHIPQIPFTLETLKVILPYGLIMAAVGLTEGLLTLNLVDEITGTKGNSNRECLAQGTANIANGFFSGMGGCPMIAQTLVNLSSGSRARLSGIVAALTILVIILVGAPVIELLPMAALTGVMIMVAIGTFEWASFKAFTKMPKHDIFVMLVVTLITIFLHNLALAVLIGVIISALVFAWESAKRIRARKYVDENGVKHYELFGPLFFGSTTAFGEKFDVQNDPNEVIIDFAESKITDMSAIDAVNKITERYAAIGKKVHLKHLSHDCIDLLKNAEAIIDVNIMEDPTYKVLPGKA comes from the coding sequence ATGCAAAAAGTACTCAATCTTTTCGATTTCAAACAAAAAGTAGATTACAAAACCGAAATATTAGCAGGTTTAACCGTGGCAATGACCATGATTCCTGAATCTTTATCTTTTGCCATTTTAGCTGGCTTTCCTCCTCTTGTTGGTTTATACGGAGCTTTCATTATGGGAATAATAACGGCTATTTTTGGAGGAAGACCTGGTTTAGTGTCTGGTGGTGCTGGAGCAACTGTAATTGTTTTAATTGCACTAATGAACTCTCACGGATTAGAATATGTATTTGGAGCTGTAGCCTTGGCTGGAGTCATTCAAATAGTGGTTGGATTACTTAAATTGGGGAAATTTATTCGCCTAGTTCCACAACCTGTAATGTTTGGATTTGTAAATGGTTTAGCTGTCATTATCTTCATGTCGCAATTGGAACAATTCAAAACAATCGTTAATGGAAAAACCGAATGGTTAACTGGAGCTCCGTTTCTAATTATGGCTGGCTTAGTAGCATTAACAATTGCTATCATTTTAATTTTACCAAAAATAACAAAAGCAATTCCAGCTTCTTTAGTCTCGATAATAGTAGTATTTGCTATTGTATTAATTTTTAATATCGATACCAAACAAGTAGTTGATATCGCTAAAGTTAGTGGCGATTTGCCTCCTTTTCATATTCCACAAATTCCTTTCACATTAGAAACCTTGAAAGTTATTTTACCGTATGGTCTAATAATGGCTGCTGTAGGTTTAACAGAAGGATTATTAACTTTAAACTTAGTAGACGAAATTACAGGAACAAAAGGAAATAGTAATAGAGAATGTCTAGCACAAGGAACAGCAAACATTGCAAACGGATTTTTCTCCGGAATGGGTGGTTGTCCAATGATTGCACAAACTTTAGTCAACCTATCATCTGGTTCTAGAGCTCGATTATCAGGTATTGTAGCGGCTTTAACTATTTTAGTCATTATCTTAGTTGGAGCACCAGTTATTGAATTATTACCAATGGCTGCTTTAACAGGAGTTATGATTATGGTTGCAATAGGAACATTTGAATGGGCGAGTTTTAAAGCGTTTACTAAAATGCCGAAACATGATATTTTTGTAATGTTGGTTGTAACGTTGATTACGATATTCCTTCATAACTTAGCTTTAGCCGTTTTAATTGGTGTTATTATTTCTGCCTTAGTATTTGCATGGGAAAGTGCAAAACGCATTCGTGCTAGAAAATATGTAGATGAAAATGGTGTGAAACATTATGAATTATTTGGACCTTTATTCTTTGGTTCTACCACCGCTTTTGGAGAAAAATTCGATGTACAAAATGATCCTAATGAAGTTATTATTGATTTTGCAGAAAGTAAAATTACCGATATGAGTGCCATAGACGCTGTAAACAAAATTACAGAACGTTATGCTGCCATTGGTAAAAAAGTCCATTTAAAACACCTAAGCCATGATTGTATTGACTTGCTTAAAAATGCAGAAGCAATAATCGATGTGAATATTATGGAAGATCCAACTTATAAAGTACTTCCTGGTAAGGCATAA
- a CDS encoding DUF2306 domain-containing protein has product MEQVVKIFIYIHAFFGGISLITGIASILLKKGNSQHKKTGKLFTFAMLVSTLISIPISCLPNHENPFLFLIGLFTIYLVLTGNRALTFKTKEKAERKDIIISGIMLVFSIIALFIGIYGYTQSIENSILYLFFGSFSLYMTIKDFIFYKKRTPNDWLKNHIGKMIGATIASITAFIVAGLEIGSLISWILPSIIGTIYIYYWKMRLKKK; this is encoded by the coding sequence ATGGAACAAGTAGTTAAAATCTTTATTTATATTCATGCTTTTTTTGGAGGAATTAGTCTCATTACTGGCATTGCGAGTATTCTTTTAAAAAAAGGAAATAGTCAACATAAAAAAACAGGAAAGCTTTTCACATTTGCAATGCTTGTCAGCACCTTAATTTCTATACCAATCTCTTGCCTACCCAATCATGAAAACCCATTTCTTTTCTTAATTGGACTTTTTACTATCTATTTGGTTTTAACTGGAAACAGAGCACTAACTTTTAAAACAAAAGAAAAAGCAGAAAGAAAAGACATCATCATTTCAGGAATAATGCTTGTTTTTTCTATTATTGCACTTTTTATAGGTATTTATGGTTATACTCAAAGCATTGAAAATAGTATTCTCTATTTGTTTTTTGGTAGCTTTAGTTTATATATGACCATTAAAGATTTTATTTTTTACAAGAAAAGAACCCCGAACGATTGGTTGAAAAATCATATTGGAAAAATGATAGGAGCAACTATTGCTTCAATAACTGCTTTTATTGTAGCTGGTTTAGAAATAGGAAGCTTAATTAGTTGGATATTGCCTTCAATAATAGGTACAATTTATATTTATTATTGGAAAATGAGATTGAAAAAAAAGTAG